A stretch of the Sulfolobus acidocaldarius SUSAZ genome encodes the following:
- a CDS encoding deoxyribodipyrimidine photo-lyase, producing MDCAVIFRRDLRLFDNTALVNAVYHCNKIYPIFIVDPRQMINNPYKSEFAATFLINSLVELDKEVNGNLNVYYGYPENIVSKLDMVNAVFINEDYTPFAIQRDEKMKENALDKGIKFFSYPDVLLSAEEKKIKIGRSFTPFYTKVRELEVPKPQSVDKSINVERISNSLSTDFLLTFKKVESPLLKGGRPEGLMLLDREIDYSRKDYPAEKNYSMLSPHLKFGTVSPREVYHKKISDQAFTRQLYWRDFYTLLAYQNPYVFGHSFKTEYDKIKWENSEQYFNAWKNGMTGYPIIDAGMRALNTTGFINGRVRMLVAFFLTKVLFVDWRLGERYFATKLVDYDPAVNNGNWQWVASTGTDYIFRVFDPWKQQEKYDPEAKFIKDYVKELRDYPPSVIHKVYLHKITGYPSPILNWRERVEMVKQTYFSTKA from the coding sequence GTGGATTGTGCAGTAATATTTAGAAGGGATTTGAGATTATTCGATAATACAGCACTTGTAAACGCTGTCTATCACTGTAATAAAATCTATCCCATTTTCATTGTTGATCCTAGACAAATGATAAACAATCCTTATAAATCAGAATTCGCAGCTACTTTCCTCATAAATTCCTTAGTTGAATTGGATAAAGAAGTAAATGGAAACTTAAACGTATATTACGGGTATCCTGAGAATATAGTCTCAAAACTAGATATGGTAAATGCGGTTTTCATCAACGAGGACTACACACCATTCGCCATTCAACGAGACGAGAAAATGAAGGAAAATGCCTTGGATAAAGGAATTAAATTCTTCTCGTATCCAGATGTCTTACTTTCAGCTGAAGAAAAGAAAATTAAAATAGGTAGGAGCTTTACACCATTTTACACTAAGGTAAGAGAACTAGAAGTGCCCAAACCACAATCTGTGGACAAAAGTATAAATGTGGAACGAATAAGCAATAGTTTATCAACAGATTTTCTATTGACTTTCAAAAAAGTTGAGTCACCCTTACTTAAGGGAGGAAGACCTGAAGGTTTGATGCTATTAGATAGGGAGATAGACTACTCCAGAAAGGATTACCCAGCTGAGAAGAACTACTCTATGTTATCACCTCATTTAAAATTTGGTACAGTATCTCCCAGAGAAGTATACCACAAAAAAATATCTGACCAAGCCTTCACTAGACAACTTTACTGGAGAGACTTTTACACATTATTAGCATATCAAAATCCTTACGTATTTGGTCATTCATTCAAAACAGAGTATGACAAGATAAAGTGGGAAAATAGTGAACAATACTTTAATGCGTGGAAGAATGGGATGACGGGTTATCCAATAATAGATGCAGGAATGAGAGCACTAAATACCACAGGTTTCATAAATGGAAGAGTGAGAATGTTGGTTGCGTTCTTCCTTACAAAAGTACTTTTTGTTGACTGGAGACTGGGAGAGAGGTATTTTGCGACAAAATTAGTGGATTATGACCCAGCTGTAAATAATGGGAACTGGCAATGGGTAGCATCAACAGGCACAGATTACATTTTCAGAGTATTTGACCCTTGGAAACAACAGGAAAAATATGACCCAGAAGCTAAGTTCATAAAGGATTATGTAAAGGAGTTAAGAGACTATCCACCATCAGTAATTCATAAAGTATACTTACATAAAATAACAGGTTACCCGTCACCGATTCTGAATTGGCGAGAAAGAGTGGAAATGGTCAAACAAACATACTTTAGCACAAAGGCATGA
- a CDS encoding ATPase AAA, with product MICNIPKVTVTTWSAKNVILAGPTYKQYLSKSLEVIKNKDIASIIGQPGMGKTTILKKVEEVVSKEKFTLFLDLSSKGDIESEFWDKIDTFMVKNIVIGKMDRKKYKYGFLKKLTGVSFENHLYSMCGKLDDFLLRLYCLDYGRDFDGILKFVNDLKNVMDVIILVDEIRDGHLSKIHRLINSGLNVPILMAIPTDAYNKVTDLAIRRRLDESRISLDSALTSDDIKEIVEAYCKPISDVLFPIILAMWNGRELTTVSSILQFIKSEVERIETDCEGNVECIKDSIQSSYTLKNVEENSTTLEKMLRETISSLSKEFRVSYVHQRGKRVEVKGKNITVGIFFAKDDYGYLGIVKLSNGNEISGDEISLLPYVEQVENDKKIYKIRKKFIITNTKINVQGVDVVEIPTLEVIRIIRGDSLILEERTRSILKELVSDDQTSNVQNNFNAVAT from the coding sequence ATGATATGTAATATACCCAAGGTTACAGTTACAACTTGGTCTGCTAAGAATGTTATTTTAGCTGGACCCACATATAAGCAATATTTGAGTAAATCGTTAGAAGTCATAAAGAACAAGGATATTGCGTCCATTATAGGGCAACCTGGTATGGGGAAGACAACCATTCTCAAGAAGGTTGAGGAGGTTGTCAGTAAAGAAAAGTTCACATTATTCCTAGACCTTTCAAGCAAGGGAGATATAGAGAGTGAATTCTGGGACAAGATTGATACATTCATGGTGAAGAACATTGTAATAGGCAAAATGGATAGGAAAAAGTACAAGTACGGCTTCCTGAAGAAGCTAACTGGAGTAAGTTTTGAAAATCACCTTTACTCCATGTGCGGTAAACTGGATGATTTCTTACTGAGGTTATATTGTTTAGACTACGGTAGGGACTTTGACGGTATACTGAAGTTTGTAAATGATTTGAAAAACGTCATGGATGTCATAATTTTAGTTGATGAGATTAGGGACGGTCATCTATCTAAAATACATAGACTGATAAATTCTGGTCTAAATGTGCCTATTTTAATGGCAATTCCAACTGATGCTTACAATAAAGTTACCGATTTAGCCATAAGGAGAAGACTAGATGAGAGCAGGATAAGTTTAGACAGTGCTCTCACATCTGATGATATTAAAGAGATAGTGGAAGCTTATTGCAAGCCAATATCTGACGTGTTATTTCCGATAATTTTGGCAATGTGGAATGGTAGAGAATTAACCACCGTAAGCTCTATCCTACAGTTCATAAAATCAGAGGTAGAAAGGATTGAAACTGATTGTGAAGGAAATGTGGAGTGTATAAAGGACAGTATTCAATCCTCATATACGTTAAAGAACGTAGAGGAGAATTCCACGACACTAGAGAAAATGCTTAGAGAGACAATCTCGTCACTATCTAAAGAGTTTAGAGTATCTTATGTACATCAGAGGGGAAAGAGAGTCGAGGTCAAGGGTAAGAACATAACTGTAGGTATATTCTTCGCTAAGGACGATTACGGGTATCTAGGTATTGTTAAGTTATCTAATGGAAATGAGATATCAGGGGACGAGATTTCGTTGCTACCTTATGTGGAGCAGGTTGAAAATGACAAGAAAATCTACAAGATAAGGAAGAAGTTCATAATAACTAATACCAAGATTAATGTCCAAGGTGTTGATGTGGTGGAGATACCTACATTAGAGGTTATACGAATTATAAGAGGTGATTCATTAATACTTGAGGAGAGGACACGAAGCATTCTAAAAGAGTTAGTGTCTGATGACCAGACTAGTAACGTGCAAAATAATTTTAATGCAGTGGCAACGTAG
- a CDS encoding TenA family transcriptional regulator: MLSERLWESISDVYSAILSHPFITGLVSGKLEEERFKYYIIQDYHYLKDFSKALAVLSAKADSQEQSVLFATHVSDVIKVERDLHNYFFTNWKINPEDFEQSPSNLMYTSYLLSTVYSRPFYEGVAVVLPCYWIYMEVGRELTKKGSPNPLYKRWIDTYGGEEYEVGVKNVLNIINSFKLTDSQEKMMFKHFRLASIFEYMFWDMAYRLERFPFKIKA, encoded by the coding sequence GTGCTTTCTGAACGTCTATGGGAGTCAATATCTGATGTTTATTCTGCAATATTATCACATCCTTTTATTACAGGATTAGTGAGTGGAAAATTAGAAGAAGAAAGGTTTAAATATTATATAATTCAGGACTATCATTACTTAAAAGATTTCAGTAAAGCACTAGCCGTTTTGTCGGCTAAAGCAGACTCTCAAGAGCAATCAGTTCTATTTGCTACACATGTTTCAGATGTTATAAAAGTGGAAAGGGATCTTCATAATTATTTCTTCACTAACTGGAAGATAAATCCTGAAGATTTTGAACAATCTCCGTCTAACCTTATGTATACTTCTTATTTATTATCTACTGTATATTCAAGACCCTTCTATGAAGGTGTGGCTGTTGTTCTTCCTTGCTATTGGATTTATATGGAAGTAGGCAGGGAGTTAACAAAGAAAGGCTCTCCAAATCCATTATACAAAAGATGGATAGATACTTATGGAGGAGAAGAGTACGAAGTTGGAGTTAAGAACGTATTAAATATAATAAATTCTTTTAAATTGACTGATAGCCAAGAGAAAATGATGTTTAAGCACTTTAGACTAGCATCAATTTTCGAGTATATGTTCTGGGATATGGCTTATAGATTAGAAAGGTTTCCTTTTAAGATTAAAGCATGA
- a CDS encoding 3-ketoacyl-ACP reductase — MKNKVVIVTGAGSGIGKAIAKKFALNDSIVVAVELLEDRLNQIVQELRGMGKEVLGVKADVSKKKDVEEFVRKTFETYSRIDVLCNNAGIMDGATPVAEVSDELWERVLAVNLYSAFYSSRAVIPIMLKQGKGVIINTASIAGIRGGFAGAPYTVAKHGLIGLTRSIAAHYGDQGIRAVAVLPGTVKTNIGLGSSKPSELGMRTLTKLMSLSSRLAEPEDIANVIVFLASDEAYFVNGDAVVVDGGLTVL, encoded by the coding sequence TTGAAAAATAAAGTTGTAATTGTAACTGGTGCAGGAAGTGGAATAGGTAAAGCTATAGCTAAGAAATTTGCTCTTAACGATTCTATCGTTGTAGCAGTTGAGCTGTTAGAGGATAGGTTAAATCAGATTGTTCAGGAGTTAAGGGGCATGGGCAAAGAAGTACTTGGGGTAAAGGCTGACGTTTCAAAGAAAAAAGACGTAGAGGAATTTGTGAGAAAGACTTTTGAAACATATTCTAGGATTGATGTACTTTGTAACAACGCAGGAATAATGGACGGAGCTACTCCTGTAGCTGAGGTTAGTGATGAGTTATGGGAGAGGGTTTTAGCTGTAAACCTATATTCAGCATTTTACTCTTCGAGGGCTGTAATCCCTATAATGCTCAAGCAGGGTAAAGGTGTTATTATAAATACTGCATCAATTGCTGGTATAAGGGGAGGCTTTGCTGGTGCTCCATACACAGTCGCAAAACACGGTTTGATAGGTTTGACCAGAAGTATTGCTGCGCATTATGGTGATCAGGGAATAAGGGCTGTAGCTGTTCTTCCTGGTACAGTTAAGACAAATATAGGGCTTGGTAGTTCTAAGCCTAGTGAATTAGGTATGAGGACTCTTACAAAACTTATGAGTCTTTCTTCAAGATTGGCTGAGCCAGAAGATATAGCTAATGTAATAGTCTTTTTAGCATCAGATGAGGCATACTTTGTAAACGGAGATGCTGTGGTTGTAGATGGTGGTTTAACTGTACTGTAA
- a CDS encoding cupin has translation MDTKVVIRRDQWKPGSAMEIRRGVKDWKVIYPETGFPVKSLVLGVVEVEPNNSTPLHRHNCEEVYYILDGEGVVEINGVKYEIKASDSVYIKENTPHRVFNTGKTTLRYVAVAGIMFVPLLPNWPTESPYEFVGEQ, from the coding sequence ATGGATACAAAAGTTGTAATTAGAAGAGATCAGTGGAAACCAGGATCGGCGATGGAAATAAGACGTGGCGTTAAGGATTGGAAAGTAATATATCCAGAGACTGGTTTTCCTGTTAAATCCTTAGTTTTAGGTGTAGTTGAGGTAGAGCCAAATAACTCAACTCCTCTTCATAGACATAACTGCGAAGAAGTATATTATATTCTAGACGGAGAAGGTGTAGTTGAAATTAATGGAGTAAAATACGAGATTAAGGCTAGCGATTCAGTTTATATTAAGGAGAATACTCCACACAGGGTCTTTAATACAGGTAAGACTACGCTTAGGTATGTTGCAGTAGCTGGAATTATGTTTGTTCCTTTGTTACCTAATTGGCCAACTGAGAGTCCATATGAATTTGTTGGAGAGCAATAA